ACAGACACCGATGAAAAGTCGTGTTGATGACGATGAAAATGGCGAGTTGACTACGGAGATGTCCATGCATCATGCCCAGGCAAAAAAAAAAACGAAAGTCAGAAACCGGCCCTGCCTCTTGTGAACAAGCTCATGTGTGGCAGGTGAACCTCTCAGCTGAGCAGCAGGGCGGACCTTCGTTATACGGCCCCACTCAATTTTTAAGTTTCAGTAGATCTTTTATCTTATTTACTAGCAGAAAAAAAACAAGAGGACAGGTTAGTGAGGTTACAGGGGGCACATGACAGAGCTGATGATGCATCACGCGTATAATGACGATGGAACCTCACCGTGCTGCATTTTTCCAGATGTGGTCATGAGTAAAACATTTTCCTCGACTATTATTTCATCTGTTTTGCGAAAAGGCTTCTACCATAATGATTAATACTTCCGAGTAACATATTCAAGTCTTGAATCCGATCTCTCTGGAAACGAATTTCTTGTTTAGTTAAAAAAAATCTCCTCGAGTAGAACGGTTACAGAGAAGACGGTAGCACAAAAGGCGGTAACAGCCCGTTCGTAACAGGGGCCAGCAGTGGCAGAGACAGGGAGGGGCCAGGGGCCGTGGCCCTGCCAACGAAAATTAAAAAAAACATATATGGATTAATGAGCCTAATTAAACTTAACCCGCCAAAGCATAAACAAAGCCACGTACAAACGAAAACCAACGAGTAGATTGCGACCTGCCGTTGTCGACTTTGCTAGTGCCGGACGCCCGCATCGCGCCTCGTCCTCGATCGTCACTCTACGCTCACGCAGGGGTGGCTTAGTGGATGATCTATATGGATCATGGCATATCCTAAGATTATATAAGGTTAGTTAATATAGTAGGTTAGTTAATATAGTGGTGTAAGCAGCCGGGTCCGTCACTGCGCTCACGCCGTCACGCGGTTGGCTCCGCCGCTGCCGCAACCTTTCTGGCGATCTCCTGTAGCCCTACCGTAGCTTGGTGCAACGGCGCAGGAACATCATAGGCTCAGGAAAAAACCTCGTGTCTCCCTACGTATCTCCATGCGTGTGTTTGCATAAGACTGTAGATAATGTTGGCACCTTGATGATGAAGTCTTATTTGTTCTTGCCCAGACGCAGGATCTAGGAGCTATTTCTGAGCCTAGGAGTTAgcgatgaaaaaattaaatttgtagGATAATCATAAAATTTAAAAAGTCTACAATTAATTATTGGTACTAGAAGAATTATACTGCCCCTGAAGTTTACATTGAGAAGGAGCTTGCCATGAAGTACTAccgatgaattattatatgacttTTATGGTATAAAGACCCGTAAGTAcgactaaaataaaaaaatattagtTCATCATAAAATTTTAAATTATAACTCTCTTAATAGTGGGTGTATATATAAATTATAACTAGCAAATATTACAGGCTATATATTAGATAAACATATACGACTATATAATCCAACAAATTAAACTTTGCAAAACCCACTAACTTAATCAGCTCCACACACATAATCTCCACTGAATGCACTGTGGTTTAGATCGATGGATAACCTACTTTCTCCTACTCAAATTCAACAGACAATATTATTTTGATCATGTCTCATTTCTCATCTCTCCCAACCCCTCACTTACGGCGTCGCCGCTGCCGTCAACCCCTTCCCTCACACCGCCGCCGCCACAGTCGACCCCTCTCCGCCTCGAGCTATATGCTAGTAGATAATGATACAAGGCCCTGACCTCTCCTAATGTTTACACAAACATAAATACATACTAATTACTACTCATTTTTTAGTTAAGTACATAAAAATGATTGATTCAATAAATATTGGTTATTTTTTGTGTGTGAGTTTAATAAAAACATGTAATCTATTACGTTAAATTTAAATTGAAATCAGACACTCATATACTACACTAGTACAATGCTCGTACGTGTGATGGCACGCAAGAACAAATATTACACTTTATCTTAGACAAAAGGCTTACAAAGGTATGAGTTGAAAAGGAGTATGACCTCTTTTTTTATAACTCGTTCGGTCACTTGTCCTCCTTCAGCTAGCGAGGTGGTACTATGTGAGAGCGTTGTGTGCGACTTTTTATCGTGTTGGGTTTGGATGGTTTATCACATCTCATATGTGGGGTAACGGTACACTAATAAAGATTTGGGTGGTTTTCACAGTGAAGGTCCAGTGGTAGGGGTGGAATAAACGTACGCGCTACGTTAAAACTGATGCTTTATAGTAATAGAGATATAATCTATTAAATATTGTTTATGGTCCCTCTCTATAAAAAATCCTGGCTACGCTTATATTAATTATTTACCAATATTTAAGAGTGGATGTCAATTTATTTGTCATGTCAGTGACACATGATTAAAGGGCACATTGTTAAATGCCGAATGCAGGTACAAAGCCCATTAACCATCGACAACATCAGCAATTAGAGTATGTTCGTTCTTGTGTTTCGGTTGCTGTGAGAGGTAGAATCTTATAAAAAGGGATAAGAGATGAGCATTAGGAATAAGTACAGCTACCAAAGTCTACAGGCACCATCTTTAAAAAGCCCATTAGTTTAACAGGAAGGGATTTGTCCGGCAACAGTGTAGCAGGAAGGGATTAGTTCAACCTGATCAAATGCTGGTCAGGTAGCGACACTAGCTAGCCTAGTTGCTGGCACTAGGTGGTGGGAGCAGAAAGAGCACATCCAACTGCCGCACTCAAGGGGCAACACCGCAACAGCCTGAAATTTTTTTTGGATGAAACGCAAATGCTGCCATTATTTCAACAGGTACGGAAAAAAATGGCGCTTGTTTATGGCCTTGACCACGGCCACTTCGTTATTAGCGCCTACTTCTAAAAGAAAACGTTGCAGCTCCTATTATTCTGCATCCAGTTGATCAGGACCTTTTCAATACCTTCAAAATATTCTGCATGCATGCTCAGTTTATTTAATTAGTAGTAATTACATCCAGTTGGCTGGTCCTATTCTTCGTATATCCACTTTGCAACTCAAAAATAATAATATACTGATCTATCACACAATTCATAATGCAGATATAAGCAATCCACAATAGACCACTCAGAGACATATTGCCCGGTTGAGACACGCAACCAAATCATGCGTTACATCACATTAGCCCATTTAGAGTACTGACAAAAAAAAGTGGCTTCTCACAAACTTATCACCAAGGCcttcttgttgttattctgtaACAAATTGATCACCGCATTTTTTTTGCCACAATTACTGCCCCATTTCTTTGCACAATGATGCCGATAGAATGAACGTGCACAGTTAAACCAAGAAACGTGCACAGTGAACCTAGAACACATTTTCTTTTCACACATTTTTTTCCTGCTTGTTAGCGTTGTCAATGGAAGTCACATTCCCAAAGTGGCACGAGTTGCTCGAGAATTAGCTGCGCACAGACGTGACACTATCAAAAAACACAAGGATATACAGCAAATGCAGCATCAAAACATGGGAATAAGGAATCATCTTTACCCAAAGATGACACCTTCCCTTTCCTCTTTGTGTAATCCTTTACAGAAGGACACACATTTTATACTTTCCACTAGCTGATCACAATTCACAAGAGCACCGCCACACTGTGAGATCGAAGGCAAGACGATGATGATCTTGAATAGAGCTCAATCTGCATTGGCCATCGGTGGATCGAGGCCCGCCATTCGGCTGCGCACGATGCGGTGGAAGAGCTCCCGCACCTGTCTCTCCAGCGGGTCCAGCCCGTCCTTGATGGCGGAGCACGCCGCGGCGAGTTCCGCTGCAGCCTCACGCAGCTCGGCCTCCCGCTCGCCGGTAAGCGGGACCGGCGCGGCGTCGATGGCCTCCGCGAGCCGCTGCGCGCACTTGTCCAGCGCGTGGATTTCCCTGAGCAGGCCGCACGAGCTGCGGCGGTCCTTGCGCCTCCCCTCCTCGGCGAGGCGTTCCTGGAGCGCGAGGAGCGGCGGCGCCCAGGGGAAcgcggcgcgcggcggcgcggccgggaGGTGGTGCGCCTGCAGCGCGGCGGCGCGGTCCGGGCACGGCACGGCGGCAACGAGCGCCCAGGCGGCGAGGTGGAGCAGGCAGCCCATGGCGTAGGCCGGCGCGGCGAAGCCGCAGGAGGCCTCGGTGGCGCGCGGCGCGGCCAGGCCGGCTCCGATGGCCTGCAGCTGGCGCGCCGCCGACCAGGTGCGGGACACGCTCCACGACAGCGAGCGTAAGTGCGCGGAGGGCGAGGCGCGGGACGGCGACGCCCGCGCGCGGCCGAAGGAGCGGTTGCGGTGGGACGCGAGGAACGAGGCGAGCCCGCCGCCGGCGcccgcggaggcggcggcggcatcGTCGGCGAGGAGCAGGGAAAGGTCCGAGAGCGCCTTCCGCGCGCGCCAGAGCTGGCCCTCGTGCACCTGCCCCTCGGCGGGCGCCAGCAGTGCGGAGGCCGCCAGCCCCGCGAGGCGCTCCCAGCGGCGGGCCTGGTCCACGCCGTCGCGCGCCGCGTTGCAGACGTCGAGCGCCCTGACGGCGCGCTCGCCGACCTCCGCCACCAGCTTCTCCGCGTCCGCGGGGGCCGTGACCCCGCCGCCGCGGCGCCGCGCCTCGGCCACCGCCGCCCGGAACTCCTCCTGGCACAGCAGGAACGCCTCCAGCAGGCGCCGGACCCACGCGACGGACATGAACTCCTCCCCGCCGGGCGCGCTCAGGCCCGCAAGGCGCACAGCGACATGGGCGTGGAAGTCCCCGAGCTCCGGGCCGGCGCCGCGCGGCGGCGGCATCGCGGCCGCCGGGGCGTCGCGGCGGAGGGAGAGGAGCGTGCGGCCGAACGAGGGGAACGGGGACGAGTGGGCGTGCGTCGACGGGGAGGAGCCCTGGAGGTCCGTGGCCGGCATGGTGTCGGTCTCGGCGTCGGCGGACGAATCGAAGCGCGGATCTTGGACAGGGAATGGCCGACAGCGTTGTGGTGGGGTCGGTGGGGCTTTGGCTCAGTGGGTCCGTGGGCGCATGGCGGCCCAGCTCAGCTCAACTCGAGCAGGCGTTTTTCCGGTGAGATTGCGTGGGGGGA
This portion of the Zea mays cultivar B73 chromosome 2, Zm-B73-REFERENCE-NAM-5.0, whole genome shotgun sequence genome encodes:
- the LOC103647034 gene encoding uncharacterized protein yields the protein MPATDLQGSSPSTHAHSSPFPSFGRTLLSLRRDAPAAAMPPPRGAGPELGDFHAHVAVRLAGLSAPGGEEFMSVAWVRRLLEAFLLCQEEFRAAVAEARRRGGGVTAPADAEKLVAEVGERAVRALDVCNAARDGVDQARRWERLAGLAASALLAPAEGQVHEGQLWRARKALSDLSLLLADDAAAASAGAGGGLASFLASHRNRSFGRARASPSRASPSAHLRSLSWSVSRTWSAARQLQAIGAGLAAPRATEASCGFAAPAYAMGCLLHLAAWALVAAVPCPDRAAALQAHHLPAAPPRAAFPWAPPLLALQERLAEEGRRKDRRSSCGLLREIHALDKCAQRLAEAIDAAPVPLTGEREAELREAAAELAAACSAIKDGLDPLERQVRELFHRIVRSRMAGLDPPMANAD